TGCGTTGTGGTTGCTGCAAAACCAGAGAGGATGGTCCAAAACCGGGTGTGGTATTTGATGAAGTTCCAAACAAGGATGGGGTAGTAGGTTGGCCAAAGGGAGACGAGAAATTTGTGTTAGTTGCTGAAAGGGTTTGGTGTGCTTTGAAAGGGGTTTGTTGGGTTTGCAGATGTCTGGCCGAAAGGGCTTGGGGTTGGTGCTGAAAGGGTCTGGCCGAaagggtttgggtttggggCTATTGTGCTTTGAAAGGCGTGTGTTGGATTTGTAGGATTGGTAGATGTCAGGCCGAAAGGGTTCGTGGGCTGAGAAGAGAACACACTAGTTTGACCCGCAGGAAGTTTTCCACCTTTATCTCCTCTCTGGAAATCCTCCCACCTGAGCTCCTCATGGCATTTGTCTTTGTGGACAGTCATAGCAGAAATAGACTGTAGCTTCCCAGGGCCTCCAGTTCCAGACTCTGCATCTATTGTAGATGTATATGGAATGATTCTACTACCACCTTGTTGTTGATTTCCAAAGGTTGTTGAGTTCGAAGACTGAGAACCTTGAGCTCCAAAGGGAGAATGCGTAGCTGGGGAGGAGCCAAAACCAAAGGCAGGAGTGGTTGAAGCGCCAAACGCAGGAGCGGTTGAAGCGCCAAACCCAGGTGTACCAAAAGCACCTCCAGAACCAAAAGCATTGTTGCCAAATGCACTGCCAGAGTTACCAAAGGCAGGAGTGGGTGACACGCCAAATGCAGGTGTGCTTGAGGCACCGAAGGCAGATGTATTGGAGGAGCCGAAGGGTGTAGATGACCCGAAAGTGCTGTTTCCAAAAGCAGGCTGTGACTGTTGTGTGGTGCTTCCGAAAGGACTTGACTGAGGCGTTGAGGAGCCATTATGTCCAAAGGTTGGAGTGCCACCAAAAGGTGAAGGAGAATTGCCAAAGGCAGGAGCAGAAGGTGCTCCAAAGCTCGGAGTAGAGCTCCCAAACCCTTGTGATGAAGCACCGAAAGGGGAGGAAGCTTGAGCCTGACCAAACATAGAACCACCAGTCTGCGCGCCAAAAGGACTAGAAGCACCACCAAAGGGTTTTGGCGCAAAGGGATTATTACTAGACGCGTTGTTGTTCTGACCAAACACAGATTGAGTTTGGGTCCCAAAAGGACTGCTGCTGTTAGATCCCTGTCCAAAAGGATTAGATGCGCCAAACATCTTCTTTTGTATGTTCACAACTGTCTTAACCAAAGAGACTGTTTCTTCTAGACTGAAGTGCGACGAGGAATCAAcggatagagagagagagaaaactcGCCGGAATACGAAAGCCTAAAAGTTgggtataatattttttttgaaggtAAAAGCAGAGTTATATATAAACTGGCAGGTGGGTTGCGTCGTTCTCAAGTGCGTCAAGCGTACGCCTAGCGTCTTTCCGACGCCTCTGTCAATAATTTATGTTCATAATCATAAATATAATAAGGTTTCAACTTCTAGAATAAATCTTTATAAAGGGCCATTGATAAAATGATAGAAAGCCGAATTACATAAATAACCTCTTCTTAATGGGCCTGAATGTTAAGGGCCCAGCTCAAAAAAAGCAATTATATATTAATCGTCTTACGCTTTTACCTCAATCCTCAGACAAGGAAACACGGTGTCGCCTTCGCCGGCGACGTTTGAAACAGTCGGCAATGGAATCCACACACTTCATTCTTCTTCTCAACAACTCCATCTAGGGTTTCTGTCTCCTTCTTTCCCTCGTAAGTTCCCtcgctttctctctctcttgtcgAATTAAATCATCAACAGAGGAAGCGTTAAGGTGGGGTTTAGTCTCTAGTTTCTAAATTGCGGACATCACTCTACTAAGTGAATCTAGGTTGTCTTAATCTTTGGCTTGTCTGGTTTCACAGTTCCATTGGGATATCTTCAATTGTTAATTAACTCTAATCTCTTCATGAAGCCTTCTCTTACAGCTGTTAGTGTTCTATTACTATGCATTAACTCTGGTCACTACGTTATGTCTTTTTGCTGCAGTTGTTTTGTCCTGGAATTTGAAGATAATGGAGCCAGTCTATGAAGGTTCAACTTCTACCTTATCTGGCTTCATGGATAGGAGAAGGAGAAGCCCTCTGATTCGTCGACCTCGTGATATAAAAGGGAGCTTGCATAGTTTCACTTTCAAGCTTGGCGGTGGCCTTACTCGTACTATCCAAACCAACTCAGAGGCGGGTGTTTATACCAAATCCACCACGGTATAATATAAACTCTTTGTCTGTTAGTTATTGTTGAACTTTGTTTTGGTTCTTGCCTAATGTTTTGAGATTAATGCAGGATAAGGTAAAAGGGAATGTACCAGAGCAGAAAACTATGTATCTAGGAGAGATACATCAATCCATGACCGAAAAGACCAAACGAGGTCTTAAAAAACGTTTGTTGGATCAAGAACAAGATAGTGACGATGAGGAGATTAGATACCTCGAGAAGTTAAAGTCTAAAAGGCTCACAAGGGATTATCAGACAAACATGGAAGACAGAGAACATCTCTCATCAGACAAACATGCTGTTACTGAAAGGAGTAAGCTGCGGCTGGGAACGGTTGAGGAAGGATCAACGAGTGGACACGTTCCTACAACACGTACCCGGGCTCCCACCGGGTCAAGTCCTCTTGAGTTTCCTGATGGCTTACCTTGCCTTTCTTCTAAAAGTGAGTTGCAACATTGCCCCCCTTTTTAGCATATGACAAGCTGTGAATGCTGATTCTGTAAAACTTGAACAATTTCAGGACAAAAGCAAAAGCTGTCTGAGGTAGAGCAACAATCCAAGAAGGCTGAAGCTACACAGAGACGAAGAATGCTATCTGAAAAGGCTGCTCAAGAAGCTGAGGTTAAGTTCAATACTCCCtccctttctttttatttgatgtttttggaGTTGTGCACACAAATCAATAAAGCAtttaattttatagattttctaaacaaaaacatcatcaaCTACCTAATTAACCATAATTCAACCAATTAGAAAAATAATCTGTAGAATATAATAAGTCATATAGCACAAAAATCAATAAACTTTTACATTGAAAGTtgaatattttatgtaatttgaaacaaacaaaaaaatcttgaaaaaaTCATCTATTAAAAAATAGAGGGAGTATATTTATCTGAATAATGCCAAGACAGTCCTGTAACGGTCCAAGATCATCTGTCTTCTTTACCAGGCTGAAGCTATCAGGAAGATACTTGGGCAAGACTCagggagaaagaagaaagaggagAAGATTAAGAAACAACAGGAAGAACGAGCTCAGGTACCTTAAAATAGCTGATGATGACATTCTTATCTTTTGTCTCTATCTGTCTCTCTTTGTGTTAACTTCATCTTCGCAGGAGAGAGCTACAAGAGCAAGCACACTCGCATCAAACACTGTCAGATTAGTTATTGGTCAAAGTGGAACAACTTTGACGTTTTCTGAAGACATTGGTCTTCCAGATATCTTCAAGCCAATCACCTGCAGGTATATGCAAGAATCTGAGTATAAGTATAGTATATAGAAACCATAATATTTGGAATGTGTGAGGTATTAAACTGTGTTTTTGTATGGATCTTTCTTCAGTTATCCTCCAACACGTGAGAAATGCGTGGGACCAAACTGTGAGAACTCGTACAAGTACAGGGACTCAAAGTCGAAGCTACCACTATGCAGTCTCAATTGTTACAAGGCTATGCAACAACCTTTGATTCATTGCTAATTGCTTAACAGAGTTTTGTTCAAAATGTATTATTAAACACGTAATTGTTTCTTttaacatgaacaaaccttcgcCTACGATACTTGTTTTCACTGAAACATTCATCATCAACAAAACCAATCAGTTGACGACAAATTTTGCTTTAACAATGAAAGCTCGCACGGTTTAGCTTCTTGGGCCTCATTTTGTAGGCTTAATATTACATTTCCCCTTCAAATATGGGCTCATtgaataaaaacattaattatcAAAGAGAATTACATTTCGATTGTTAGATCCTTGGGCCTCAAATAACATCATCATTTCAAATTTTGGGCAGTAAGAtaaattaaattagaaaaaatagtcGTTGAGTGGAATTATGGAATTTTACTACTAAACTAAACCACTTTTGTTTTTAGTGttacataattaatatataaataatatgttgACTAGTAGTAGggtaaactaaatttaaaaaacaatatgaaattTATCACTAAACTACAGCCACTTTTGTTTTTAGTGttacataattaatatataaataatatgttgAGTCGTAGTAAtgtaaactaaattaaaaaaaatatataaaatttaccacTAAACTACAACCatttttgatttaaatattacataattaatatataaacaatatgTTAAGCCgtagtaaaataaattaaaactaaaaaaatagtgtGGTTGCTAAGAATTGAACTCAAGATACTACGGCCATGATCTTACAACTATATTACAACCACTTTACaatcttaaaattatatatttagtatataAACAACCGTAATAACTAATAaggtaaattaaatttaaaaatatagtatgaCCGACAAGAATTGAACTCAAAACTAATTCCATGGCCACAAATGGAATTATACCACTAAACAACAACCAATTTTGTTTTTAGTGttacataattaatatataaacaatatgTCAAGCTGTAGTAATGtagattaaaactaaaaagatagTATGGCTACTGAGAATTGAACATTAACCTTAACTTGTAAACATGAACCCATCTTGGACATGAGCCACACTATTTGTTTTTCCGATTCCACTTAAATGCCACATTTACACATTAACCAACCAACTTGTGGTGGTCTCTGATGAGCCTACTAGATTAAGCTTTTCGATTTTAGTGGATTAGATTAAGCTTTTCGATTTTAGTGGACATTGAAGAAAAGTTAAATGTGAGATTTGTATGGTTGGCTACTTTGACATAACTAGGAGTGTAGTGTTGgattctttgttttatttaagaaCTTGTAACCATAACAAACTCTAGTGATATACATATCAAATCCAAACTCACAATACAAAAGATATCAAAATCATATTATTCATTTCTAACatctaaaacatgattttgataaCAGTCCTTGGATGCTCATCAAAAATATAGCGAAAAGAGTGGGAATATCCACTAAGAGGATCTGTTAAAGAAAACAAGcttctttttttatcaatcaTCTGCAAGCATATGATTAATAGTAGATATGCTCAACTAAAATTCAATAAAGCAAACATGAAAAGATAATGATCATCCCTAGAtatgttaaaacttaaaagcaaACATGTTTTAATAGCTAATTTGGAATATTTCATATCTAGTCTTGCTGTCTCATAGTCAATTGGGCCTCGAATTGTGAGACTCTCGGCGTTTTACAAAGCAGTGTGTTGAAGTAGCACAcgtaagatttttaaaagataaaaggTTGTGTGGTCACATCCCCTCTGCAAAGCATTCACTAACAAACAATCGTTGACCAATTCATCTAGAGTAGGGCTTCGAAGCATCCCCACAGAACCCGCATCATGTTTCTTTAAAATGTGATGTATTGAGAATTGAACATTAACCTTAATTTGTGGACATGAACTCATCTTGGACATGAGCCACACTATTTGTTTCCCCAATTCCACTCAAATGCCACAATACACATTAACCAACCAGCTTGTGGTGGTCTCTGATGAGCCTACTAGATTAAGCTTTTCGATTTTAGTGGACTAGATTTAGCTTTTCAATTTTAGTGGACACTGAAAAAAGTTAAATGTGAGATTTGTGTGGTTGACATATTTTGACATAACCACGGCGGTAGTGTTGGATTCTTTGTTTCATTTAAGAATTTGTAACCGATTATACATATCAAATCCAAACTCACAATAcaaaagatttcaaaatcatattattcatttgtagcatctaaaacattattttgatAACACTACTTGGATGTTCATCAAAAATATAGTAGAGAGAATGGGTATATCCATTAAGAGGATCGTTTAAAAAAACCATTAGAAGCTTGTAACTAAGAAAAAGTTAGTTAATAATGTCTTTGATCAAATCTGAGACTGTGTTAAGATGTCTTTGATCAAATCAGAGACTGTTAAGTTTTTCCAAAGataaatatatctatattattaatattgacgtatttttatatcttttaattttgcACTAATATTACAACTTGTGCTATTATGCATtacttttcatttataaattggcataacaaatatatttatttacccTAATCATATGCTATATTTAAATGCACTTGTATCCTTCTTTAGTTACTCTAATAACATACATAATCAAATGAACAAAAAGTCAATTTtaacaaagaataaaaaaatcaataatttaatcaaaattaaaatatttataacacaTTGATTTTATACTATAAGTTTCAttctatatttcaaaattttaaacccattgactatttatttaaattagatatGTTCTCTAGATCCAAAGATTCTATTGTTATATTAGAAGGTATATTATTTTGTAGTTTATTACATTTATAATGTcatattttaatctttttgaATTAGATTAAACCAAATGAATAACTCACACATTTTTATTTACTGGAAATAGGTATTTTATAGTATTATATAAGCAAAATAACTTATagacatttaaatttaaaagataggattcaaaccaaaaaaatacattgTTGTTTTTAAACTGAAACAATTAAACTAAAAAGTTATCCCGGCTGCAAACACTATGGACGGCGACCCTGTTACATCTCAAACAGCCGCTCACTATACACTTGTTCCGCTCCTTTTGTTGCCACAAAGCTTTCTTTAACTTTCTCACGTCTCCTTCTCAGTCTTAAAACTCTGAAGCGTTTTCTATTTGCACCTATGAGAGTGCCTTCCGTCCACAGCCACAACTTATATAGAACTCCAGAGGTGTTGAAATCTCAGGATCCATTTACAGCCATCTCAGGTGATGATTTGGGAGTTACTACCATGGATTCTTCCCCATTCAGCTTTCCATTGTCTGATGATGCTCCGTGTTCAGAACTAGAAACTCCATCATCCTTATGATTTTCGTCATCTGAATTGCTACTGTTATTCTCTTCACTACTTCTCGAGTCCTCTGGTTCCTTAGCTACAATCGACCGTGCTGGAGATCCAGTGGTGCCTTGACTTTTCCTACCGGCTAGCACTGCATGGCTTAGCGTCGAACACAGCACGGCAAATACATTTTCTCTTTTCGAATTTTTACCCAGCCGTGGTTTCTTGGACGAATCTTGTCCCCTTTCTATTAAAGGGGATTTGCGTTTCAGCCTAAGGAGCTCGCCTTCGTCCTCTTCAGAGGCTTCTGGCTGCTTCCGAGGAGGCGGCTTATagtcttcatcatcttcatcgtccTCATAGTCAACCAAGCCTCCAGACCTCGGGCTATATAGTTGATAGAGGCGCAAACCAAAACCCATCAGACAAAACtgtttcaaataattttcattaattttcattGTGGAGCTAAACTACTATACCTGGAAGAAGTAGAGCTTGGAGCCACTCCATTTGAAAGATGAGGAGGCTTCGGTTGTTCTTTCTGTGTATTAGAGGCAGGTTTTTCCTTTTGTGTATTAGAAGCAGATGCAGAATCTTCTTCATCGCTGTCAGTACTTAAATGTGTGAGAAACGTtcaagcagaagaaaaaaaaatagaatgttttAACGGCCAGAGATAAACCTGTCCTCGTTGAAATAATCTTCCTCCTCTTTATCCAATGCACGCTCCTCAACTTTTCTTCTCGGATCAACCTCATCAGCACTGCTTTTCGGTACGGCGCTTTCTAAGCACTGAAGACAACATTGTTTGAACAAAGATACAGACAACTTTttctaaagtaaaaaaaaaaatcaggatcCTGAAGCAATACCTGCTCATACTTGATCTTAAAAGCCTGGATAGAGGCTAAGCACTGAAACGGAGCCAACCGGTCCCAGAACGTATCAACTATGTATTTGAGCAACAGAGTTGCATTTCCCTACACATAAAGAAAATGATCACTAAATACGATACCATCTATAACTAAATACACAAAAGGGGGAAAAGGATGAAAAAAAACCTTGCGTATGTGCTCAAGCAGATCCAAGACTGCTGAGTTCAACAGATTGTAGCGGTTCCCATTGGCAATGAAGACATCCATAACCGGTTTCAGCATGTTGTTCTTAACAACGTAGTTCTGGACAAAATCATCCTGCAATAGAAATATATTCAGAAAGTAAGTCATCTGATGAGATATTATGTAGTCATGATGGAATATCAAAGGTGGTGTCAGTGGAGAAGAAAAAGTTAGTTGTCACAAGCAAGTAGGATAAGTTTATCTAACTACTTCGCAGAAAGCATGAATCGCTATTATACTAATATGATTCAGTTATTCATTTACTGGGAGCGTTCAGGAACTATTTTCAGATGACCAATTGTATATCGTTTCGGGTTCAAATAAATCCACTCACATGCACAGATAGGAGAGTACGGACAAATCTTATAGCAGCAACCACAAGGTATTTTTCCTTTCTCCGTGTGAGATGCAAGACCTTTTCAGTCACATTGTTTTGGAGAAAACTGCATCTGTAAAAAAAGATGAAAGtgcacaaaaatatttattaaacggGTTCCAGCATGAGAattaaacagatttttttttttttaaataagcaTCAACATGATTACTTTGTTCTGGATGAATCTTGCATGATGCAAAAGCACAACAGTTCACATATGTTCAGTAAGACTTCAGGCTTTGTGCGAATCCTTCTCGCTGGACCTTCGGATGTATTGCCTGACGTCTCAGGACATGAGGCAGTAATAATATCCACTATCTCAGGTAGATGTTTCTCGTAGAAAATATCCAAGATAGTTGATCTCTGCTAAAATGAGATGGGTCAGTGAATAATACAAATCAGGATGTCTATCTACCATATTAGAACAGAAACATGGGTAGCAACACAGAGACTCAGGGCTTTGAAAATTGTAGCAGATAGCTTGAAAAACActagtgaaaacaaaaattcaagaaAGAACTTTATAGTCTGCTGATTCAAGGATACGCAAGATATTGACGGAAACTTTTCTTAGCAAGCTCGACTATAAATGGATTCCAAAGGAGGATACCACCCTCTATATTTATCACAAATTGAAAGGAAAGAAGGATGCACCTGAGCTCCACCAGACAATGCATTTGTATCCAGTAATGTTCGGATTATTTCTAGAAATTGACAATGCATCTTATCACCGAAGTCTTCCATCATTCCCTTCACCTGTTACATAATCAAGAGAGACAACTATAACTCAAatctaaaacacacaaaaaagaaagcaaaaaaaaaaactttcagcTGACGAAACAACCCAAAGGCTTACAGAAAATTACCAGGAGATCGAGAAGGGGGGTTCCTTCTGTGCGAACAACATAAGAACGTAAAAGACTGGGGTCTTGATTCAAGAAAAGAATCAGGATATCTGTTCTGCATCCACAACAATATTACTTTGGGTATGCAGCTTGCAAATAACCACTAAAATTTCTTACAGccacaagaaaaaagaaacagagtaaCCAGAATGAGCTATCGGCTTTAATAAATAGTATACCCAGTTAATACGAGTTTTTTGTCTGGAATCTGCAAGACTTCCTCTATGACATGAAAAATTCCTTCATTGACAAGGTCCCTGAAAAATAATTGACAAGACAAGTACGATAACTGAGAAACAGATCCCTAAAGAAGATTCTTAAAGAAGCACTTAACAAAGAGAAGGAATTTAGTTTCTGGTGAGTACATACCTAAAAAGCCGCAGCTGCTGCACCACTTGGAGGCTCTTGCTTAAACTACAAAATTCGTGCAAGAAATATACCTATTTTAAAGAGAATGAGGCATATCAGTCCAACTAACTCAACTGAAAAGCAATATTTTTTAACGGTGATGTGTTGAGgcataaaagaaaataacaaatgCCTCTTGAAGTCAGGAAATACCAAATTTTTCTTGGATTCCATAGATGTAGAAGGTGACCTAAACCTTGCAAATAATTCCTGAATAAAAGTGCTATCATCCTTCAGCAATGAAACAACCTGGAGAAGATGCACTTCAGTTAAACAAAATTCTGGAATCCATTATCTCAATGCCATATATTTGAAAGCATTTCCGTG
The window above is part of the Brassica napus cultivar Da-Ae chromosome C3, Da-Ae, whole genome shotgun sequence genome. Proteins encoded here:
- the LOC106388937 gene encoding serine/threonine-protein phosphatase 4 regulatory subunit 3 → MGAPEKSQSDSNSNSNSSSMQRVKVYHLNEDGKWDDRGTGHVSIDYVDRSEELSLCVTDEEDNAMLLVHPINPEDIYRKQEDTIISWRDPERSTEMALSFQETAGCSYVWDQIGATQRNLHFSSLNSETFHSLNSELRELPAVQLSTLPLILKIVTESGMTDQMRLTELVLKDNDFFRNLMAVFKICEELENVDGLHMIFNIVKGIILLNSSQILEKIFGDELIMEIIGCLEYDPGVPHSQHHRNFLKEHVVFKEAIPIKDPLVLSKIHQTYRIGYLKDVVLGRVLDDAIVANLNSVIHANNAIVVSLLKDDSTFIQELFARFRSPSTSMESKKNLVYFLHEFCSLSKSLQVVQQLRLFRDLVNEGIFHVIEEVLQIPDKKLVLTGTDILILFLNQDPSLLRSYVVRTEGTPLLDLLVKGMMEDFGDKMHCQFLEIIRTLLDTNALSGGAQRSTILDIFYEKHLPEIVDIITASCPETSGNTSEGPARRIRTKPEVLLNICELLCFCIMQDSSRTKCSFLQNNVTEKVLHLTRRKEKYLVVAAIRFVRTLLSVHDDFVQNYVVKNNMLKPVMDVFIANGNRYNLLNSAVLDLLEHIRKGNATLLLKYIVDTFWDRLAPFQCLASIQAFKIKYEQCLESAVPKSSADEVDPRRKVEERALDKEEEDYFNEDSDEEDSASASNTQKEKPASNTQKEQPKPPHLSNGVAPSSTSSSPRSGGLVDYEDDEDDEDYKPPPRKQPEASEEDEGELLRLKRKSPLIERGQDSSKKPRLGKNSKRENVFAVLCSTLSHAVLAGRKSQGTTGSPARSIVAKEPEDSRSSEENNSSNSDDENHKDDGVSSSEHGASSDNGKLNGEESMVVTPKSSPEMAVNGS
- the LOC106388938 gene encoding INO80 complex subunit B, with the translated sequence MEPVYEGSTSTLSGFMDRRRRSPLIRRPRDIKGSLHSFTFKLGGGLTRTIQTNSEAGVYTKSTTDKVKGNVPEQKTMYLGEIHQSMTEKTKRGLKKRLLDQEQDSDDEEIRYLEKLKSKRLTRDYQTNMEDREHLSSDKHAVTERSKLRLGTVEEGSTSGHVPTTRTRAPTGSSPLEFPDGLPCLSSKRQKQKLSEVEQQSKKAEATQRRRMLSEKAAQEAEAEAIRKILGQDSGRKKKEEKIKKQQEERAQERATRASTLASNTVRLVIGQSGTTLTFSEDIGLPDIFKPITCSYPPTREKCVGPNCENSYKYRDSKSKLPLCSLNCYKAMQQPLIHC